From a region of the Abditibacteriaceae bacterium genome:
- the lon gene encoding endopeptidase La, whose product MIRSKRPSEKSPVKKTTSAAPESAPKKRRVASKKKEPITPENTVPLVVPVIPMRGMVAFPFMVLPLFIGREKSVAALEAAGDDKMLLLVSQRDEDNEEPKQDDLHPTGVAAQIVQMLKMPDGNVRLVVEGRGRARAVEWTQEEPFFQARIEQLEDIAAEESAETTALMRRLKSDFATAVDLSKTIPPEAGQNAQETETLGALADLVASYLEIPVPARQEILETLDSSERARQVVGLLQNELQVLEVEKELDSQVREGVSDSQREYFLRERLKAIQDKLGATDSSFKDADNLRTRAREADMSDEAREKALSEIDRMERMPPIAPEVGIIRSYVEMLCDLPWNKSSEDRIDIAHAASVLDEDHYALEKIKDRILEFLAVRQLNPDSKGPILCFAGPPGVGKTSIGKSIARALGREFIRVSVGGVHDEAEIRGHRRTYIGAMPGRIIAALRRAKVKNPVFLLDEIDKIGHDHRGDPASALLEALDPEQNNAFTDHYLEVPFDLSQVMFIATANMLDTIPPALRDRMEVLRFAGYTEGEKHAIASKYLVPKQLRENGVTEKNLRFESDGLTEIIRSYTREAGVRNLEREVGTVCRKVARKVAEAQTAKPKAKPKSTVLIKPETLPDFLGGRKFLWGEAQERDEIGVSQGLAWTETGGELMPIEVSLVAGKGNTKLTGNLGAVMKESCEAAMTYARSHAAKLHITGDWTRKHDAHIHVPSGAVPKDGPSAGVAIACALTSALTDVAVRRDVAMTGEISLRGRVLPVGGVKEKILAAHRAGVMTILLPHENERDLDELPTEVRSAMTFHLLRSLDDAIPLALVPSRKIELDSDAVTIAPKKPRAKTTK is encoded by the coding sequence ATGATTCGATCCAAACGCCCTTCCGAAAAATCTCCCGTCAAAAAAACGACCTCTGCCGCGCCCGAATCCGCACCAAAAAAGCGGCGCGTTGCATCGAAGAAAAAAGAACCGATCACACCAGAAAACACGGTGCCCTTAGTTGTGCCCGTCATTCCGATGCGCGGCATGGTGGCCTTTCCGTTTATGGTTTTGCCGCTTTTTATCGGGCGCGAAAAAAGCGTAGCGGCCCTTGAAGCGGCGGGCGACGACAAAATGCTGCTTCTCGTTTCGCAGCGCGACGAAGACAACGAAGAGCCGAAACAAGACGACTTGCACCCCACCGGCGTCGCTGCACAAATTGTGCAGATGCTGAAGATGCCCGATGGCAACGTGCGTCTTGTCGTCGAAGGTCGCGGCCGCGCGCGTGCCGTCGAATGGACGCAGGAAGAGCCGTTCTTTCAAGCGCGCATCGAACAATTAGAAGACATCGCCGCTGAAGAAAGCGCCGAAACAACGGCGCTCATGCGCCGCTTGAAAAGCGATTTCGCCACCGCCGTCGATCTTTCCAAAACGATTCCGCCTGAAGCCGGACAAAACGCGCAGGAAACCGAAACGCTCGGCGCGCTCGCCGACCTGGTCGCGAGTTATCTGGAAATTCCGGTTCCCGCGCGGCAAGAAATCCTGGAAACCCTGGATTCCTCCGAACGCGCACGTCAGGTCGTCGGGTTGCTGCAAAACGAATTGCAAGTTTTGGAAGTCGAGAAAGAACTCGACTCTCAAGTGCGTGAAGGTGTCAGCGACAGCCAGCGCGAATACTTCCTGCGCGAGCGCCTCAAAGCGATTCAGGACAAGCTCGGTGCGACCGACAGTTCATTCAAAGACGCCGATAATTTGCGAACCCGCGCGCGCGAAGCCGACATGAGCGATGAAGCGCGTGAAAAAGCGCTATCCGAAATCGACCGCATGGAGCGCATGCCCCCAATTGCGCCCGAAGTTGGCATTATTCGCTCGTATGTCGAAATGCTTTGCGACTTGCCGTGGAACAAAAGCAGTGAAGACCGCATCGACATCGCGCACGCCGCTTCCGTTTTGGACGAAGACCATTACGCGCTGGAAAAAATCAAAGATCGCATCTTGGAATTTCTCGCGGTGCGTCAACTGAACCCTGACAGCAAAGGCCCGATTCTATGTTTCGCGGGGCCGCCCGGCGTTGGCAAGACTTCGATTGGCAAAAGCATCGCGCGCGCCTTGGGCCGCGAGTTCATTCGCGTTTCGGTCGGCGGCGTGCATGACGAAGCCGAAATTCGCGGTCATCGCCGCACTTACATCGGCGCGATGCCGGGCCGGATTATCGCGGCGCTGCGCCGTGCGAAAGTGAAGAATCCAGTTTTCCTGCTCGATGAAATCGACAAAATCGGCCACGATCATCGCGGCGATCCGGCGTCGGCGCTGCTGGAAGCGCTCGACCCCGAACAAAACAACGCCTTCACCGATCATTATCTGGAAGTGCCGTTCGATTTGTCGCAAGTGATGTTCATTGCGACAGCGAATATGCTCGACACGATTCCGCCCGCGCTGCGCGACCGCATGGAAGTTTTGCGCTTTGCCGGTTACACCGAGGGCGAAAAGCACGCGATTGCCAGCAAATATCTCGTGCCCAAGCAGTTGCGCGAAAACGGCGTCACCGAGAAAAACCTGCGTTTTGAAAGCGACGGACTCACGGAAATCATTCGTTCTTACACGCGCGAAGCGGGCGTTCGCAACCTCGAACGCGAAGTCGGAACGGTGTGCCGCAAAGTGGCGCGCAAAGTGGCCGAAGCGCAAACGGCAAAGCCCAAAGCAAAGCCGAAATCGACCGTACTTATTAAGCCGGAAACGCTGCCCGACTTTCTCGGCGGACGCAAATTCCTCTGGGGCGAAGCGCAGGAACGCGACGAAATCGGCGTGTCGCAAGGTCTGGCGTGGACGGAAACCGGCGGCGAATTGATGCCGATTGAAGTTTCGCTCGTTGCCGGAAAAGGCAACACCAAGCTGACGGGCAATCTGGGCGCAGTGATGAAAGAAAGCTGCGAGGCGGCGATGACGTATGCGCGCTCGCACGCCGCCAAGTTGCACATCACAGGCGACTGGACGCGCAAGCACGACGCACATATTCATGTTCCTTCCGGCGCGGTTCCTAAAGACGGCCCTTCGGCAGGCGTTGCGATTGCGTGCGCTCTCACTTCAGCGCTCACCGATGTTGCCGTTCGCCGCGATGTCGCAATGACAGGGGAAATCTCATTGCGCGGGCGCGTGTTGCCGGTTGGGGGCGTGAAAGAAAAGATTCTCGCGGCGCACCGCGCGGGCGTAATGACGATTCTCTTGCCGCACGAAAACGAGCGCGATTTGGATGAGCTTCCCACCGAAGTGCGAAGCGCGATGACGTTTCACCTGTTGCGTTCGCTCGACGACGCAATTCCGCTCGCGCTTGTTCCCAGCCGCAAAATCGAACTCGATAGCGATGCAGTCACAATTGCACCGAAAAAGCCGCGCGCAAAAACAACGAAATAA
- a CDS encoding RNA-binding protein, translating into MGKRLFVGSLPYTTMDEDLNQLFAQAGTVDSAVVISDRDTGRSKGFGFVEMSTDEEAQKAISMFDGYDLSGRTLAVNEARPREERGGGGGGGYGGGGGSRGGGGGYGGGGGGSRGGSGGGYGGSGGGGGYGGGGGGGYGGGGGGSRGGSGGGNRRDRY; encoded by the coding sequence GTGGGCAAACGGTTATTTGTGGGGAGCCTTCCCTACACCACGATGGATGAGGACTTGAACCAGTTGTTCGCGCAAGCGGGCACGGTCGATTCGGCGGTTGTCATTTCCGACCGCGACACCGGACGCAGCAAAGGCTTCGGTTTCGTCGAAATGTCAACAGACGAAGAAGCTCAAAAAGCAATTTCAATGTTCGATGGCTATGACCTCAGCGGTCGTACCCTTGCAGTCAACGAAGCTCGCCCGCGTGAAGAACGTGGTGGCGGCGGCGGTGGCGGCTACGGTGGCGGCGGCGGAAGCCGTGGCGGCGGTGGCGGTTATGGCGGCGGTGGCGGCGGAAGCCGTGGCGGCAGCGGTGGCGGCTATGGTGGCAGCGGCGGCGGTGGCGGCTACGGTGGTGGCGGCGGCGGCGGTTATGGCGGCGGTGGCGGCGGAAGCCGTGGCGGCAGCGGCGGCGGCAATCGTCGCGACCGTTACTAA
- a CDS encoding VIT domain-containing protein, with product MKRWLVVWTLLFCVLPANARILLKPKGGGAMPLRLKALDASVEIERQFATTVTQMTFQNEVQDRIEADFIYTVPPNSVVTYFAYWYEEEKVVARVVEKERAASIYQHITSRMRDPALIELVGKDTFRARIFPIMPNADLRVEIHTVETLPSTSEGARYTFALAPEEKGTGTLENLDVRVRIKRDAALLGAGNNFALPINSETGAWTMHLAQKNFRPTQDLRVGLKFKPQTLHARLLAAPSGGNDGFFALALTAPRNIAKPRLQISGVKTYDILPRRLPNLKGGQQITVVGRYRGSGAARVSLGNLQSTVEFDRTARNNNPATKLWAAQQIAALSGNAKNRARVVALSQRFTLPSKWTSWLAIPEAERQRYKVEKAYAELATATHRYVAEKENGRAKGATARKLLESVRENAKLTGQSEEEALRQATNSRIYALASAHVREKYAARPSRKRMADYKRRVTRLASSPAAANAELKQVEQMVFDNARGVLYDYVAQKAAPRNSPHYDPSSLKYAQEAVEGLNLPRARKARLLKEAQQRFDTAQRLLKVSEKLADNIYNGQDTTPETQQLDKEFGSLVKQAPRGYLDRSTYLEHWEVERRPREAYLGRAHVTAHEIVTEEKSATPDDQKLARLNSELKRAAAKVGVNPKHFLNQHRTGWSQSQTLKQVREIYGRNYYLRQGDPLISIDAPADALQVVAILPNGEIKQLVYDAVRKRWEARFDVPTYATEGDYKIEIVIVDAAGARRRFFLTYQVDMSSPRGEALAQRNDGKWRLEVKTEGDVARVAAILPSGEKIELKPSATDASRYLAFADAPEEGASSRVTYILTDRAHNRTEISVDMAK from the coding sequence ATGAAACGATGGCTGGTCGTCTGGACGTTGCTGTTCTGTGTGTTGCCCGCGAATGCGCGCATTTTGCTTAAGCCCAAAGGCGGTGGCGCGATGCCGCTGCGATTGAAAGCGCTCGATGCCAGTGTCGAAATCGAGCGTCAATTCGCCACGACCGTCACGCAGATGACGTTTCAAAATGAAGTACAAGACCGCATCGAAGCCGATTTCATTTATACCGTTCCGCCGAATTCGGTCGTGACCTATTTCGCGTATTGGTACGAAGAAGAAAAAGTTGTGGCGCGTGTAGTCGAGAAAGAACGTGCGGCTTCGATTTATCAACACATCACGTCGCGGATGCGCGACCCGGCTCTTATCGAACTCGTCGGCAAAGACACATTTCGTGCGCGCATTTTTCCCATCATGCCGAACGCCGATTTGCGCGTCGAGATTCACACCGTTGAAACTCTGCCTTCCACGTCCGAAGGCGCGCGTTACACCTTTGCCCTTGCGCCCGAAGAAAAAGGCACCGGCACTTTAGAAAATCTCGATGTGCGCGTTCGCATCAAGCGCGACGCGGCTTTGCTCGGCGCGGGCAACAACTTCGCGTTGCCGATAAACAGCGAAACCGGCGCGTGGACGATGCACCTCGCGCAAAAGAACTTTCGCCCGACGCAAGATTTGCGCGTTGGCCTAAAATTCAAGCCGCAAACATTGCATGCCCGTTTGCTGGCGGCGCCATCGGGCGGCAACGACGGCTTCTTCGCGCTTGCCCTTACTGCGCCGCGCAACATTGCAAAGCCGCGTTTGCAAATCAGCGGCGTCAAAACCTACGACATTCTGCCGCGCCGCTTGCCAAACCTCAAAGGTGGACAGCAAATAACCGTTGTAGGCCGTTATCGCGGAAGCGGCGCGGCCCGTGTGTCGCTTGGCAACTTGCAAAGTACGGTCGAATTCGACCGTACGGCGCGCAACAACAATCCGGCGACGAAATTGTGGGCCGCGCAGCAAATCGCGGCGTTGAGCGGCAACGCAAAGAATCGCGCGCGCGTTGTCGCGCTTTCGCAGCGTTTCACGTTGCCATCGAAATGGACATCGTGGCTCGCGATTCCCGAAGCCGAACGCCAACGCTATAAAGTTGAGAAAGCGTATGCCGAACTGGCAACGGCTACGCATCGCTATGTTGCGGAAAAGGAAAACGGGCGCGCCAAGGGCGCAACGGCTCGGAAGCTCTTAGAATCGGTGCGTGAGAACGCGAAACTCACGGGTCAAAGCGAAGAGGAAGCGCTCCGACAAGCCACAAATTCGCGGATTTACGCGCTGGCTTCGGCGCACGTCCGGGAAAAATATGCGGCGAGGCCGTCGCGCAAACGCATGGCCGATTACAAAAGGCGTGTTACCCGTTTAGCGTCTTCGCCTGCTGCTGCGAATGCAGAATTGAAGCAGGTGGAGCAGATGGTATTTGATAATGCCAGAGGTGTGCTTTACGACTACGTCGCTCAAAAAGCCGCGCCGCGCAATAGTCCGCATTACGATCCGAGTTCTCTAAAGTACGCACAGGAGGCTGTCGAAGGCTTAAATCTGCCTCGGGCGCGAAAAGCGCGATTGCTGAAGGAAGCACAGCAGCGCTTCGATACCGCACAGCGACTTCTCAAAGTCAGCGAGAAACTCGCGGATAACATTTACAACGGGCAGGACACAACTCCGGAAACGCAGCAGCTTGATAAAGAATTTGGTTCGCTGGTAAAGCAGGCCCCGCGCGGCTACCTCGACCGCTCGACGTATCTGGAACATTGGGAAGTCGAGCGGCGACCACGAGAAGCCTATCTGGGACGCGCCCATGTAACGGCGCACGAGATCGTCACTGAAGAAAAATCGGCTACACCGGACGACCAAAAGCTCGCGCGCTTAAATTCGGAGCTGAAGCGGGCTGCCGCGAAAGTGGGCGTTAATCCCAAACATTTTCTCAATCAGCATCGCACTGGCTGGAGTCAAAGCCAAACGCTGAAGCAGGTTCGAGAAATCTACGGTCGTAATTACTATTTGCGCCAGGGCGACCCGCTGATTTCCATCGACGCGCCCGCTGATGCGCTGCAAGTCGTAGCGATTCTGCCCAACGGCGAAATCAAGCAACTGGTTTATGATGCCGTTCGCAAACGCTGGGAAGCGCGCTTCGACGTTCCGACCTATGCCACAGAAGGCGATTACAAAATCGAAATCGTGATTGTCGATGCAGCAGGCGCACGCCGTCGCTTCTTTCTCACCTATCAAGTTGATATGTCCTCGCCGCGTGGTGAGGCGCTGGCGCAACGTAACGACGGCAAGTGGCGACTCGAAGTCAAAACCGAGGGCGATGTGGCACGCGTGGCGGCGATTCTGCCTTCGGGCGAAAAAATCGAGTTGAAACCCTCGGCAACCGATGCCTCTCGCTACCTTGCTTTCGCCGATGCACCTGAAGAAGGCGCGTCGAGTCGGGTTACGTATATCCTCACCGACCGCGCTCACAATCGCACCGAAATCTCGGTCGATATGGCGAAGTAA
- a CDS encoding glycoside hydrolase family 2 TIM barrel-domain containing protein, with product MKNSDFNSDQNSVPRPEYPRPQFVREDWLCLNGEWEFERDPGDSGHARDLLARPLKERILVPFCIEAELSGIGDTDFHSCVWYRREVEIPASWQGRDVILHFGAVDYDATVWVNGVEVGRHRGGFTSFSCPLRGVAGAGKRATIVVRARDVTSYHGFETIAQPRGKQAYSYAANSCFYTRTTGIWQTVWMEPVSRVHLKRPRITPDVGGSSFWIEQPLAGNRRGWRVRARLLDKIGGEVVCEVERRADLDLSPRLELKISGEARLWSISDPHLYGIDIELVDETGAIVDSIRSYAGLRSVALDGQRVLINGESVFQRLVLDQGYYPGGVMTAPSDQALIDDIELSKAVGFNGARLHQKIFEERFMYHADRLGYLVWSEFPDWGCNNMGPAHDNQKPGIAYAAQWLEAIERDYSHPSIVGWCPLNETWQIFHDRITDLDDATRAMFLAAKALDTTRPVIDASGYSHRVMETDIYDSHDYIYESDFIDGLAQFQKRQSESELKQGRVFTNPLEYDPFTGLPVAKLKPWSLPWRGQPYFVSEFGGFKWNPDTVAKNTIANETNRKDSWGYGSDPVDMEDFYRRFQGVCDVLLDNPLMFGYCYTQLTDVFPEENGLYFFDRSAKFDNARLHAIQTRPAAIEQTEPDSEAVENAAIRNYVRQMKHGSTVDIAEQEENEATEPIPQAV from the coding sequence ATGAAGAACTCCGATTTCAATAGCGACCAGAACTCCGTGCCGCGTCCTGAATATCCGCGTCCACAGTTCGTGCGCGAAGACTGGCTTTGTCTCAACGGGGAATGGGAATTCGAGCGCGACCCCGGCGATTCCGGCCATGCGCGCGATTTACTGGCGCGCCCTTTAAAAGAACGCATCCTTGTGCCGTTTTGCATTGAAGCCGAACTCAGTGGCATCGGTGACACCGACTTTCATTCGTGCGTGTGGTATCGGCGTGAAGTCGAGATTCCCGCGTCGTGGCAGGGCCGCGATGTGATTCTGCATTTCGGCGCCGTCGATTACGACGCGACTGTGTGGGTGAATGGAGTCGAAGTCGGGCGGCATCGCGGCGGGTTTACCTCGTTTTCCTGTCCGTTGCGTGGTGTGGCTGGAGCTGGAAAACGGGCCACGATTGTCGTTCGCGCGCGCGACGTGACATCCTATCACGGCTTTGAAACGATTGCGCAGCCGCGCGGCAAGCAGGCATATTCTTACGCAGCGAATTCTTGTTTTTACACGCGCACGACGGGAATCTGGCAAACGGTGTGGATGGAGCCGGTGTCGCGCGTCCATCTCAAGCGCCCGCGTATTACGCCCGATGTCGGAGGCAGCAGCTTCTGGATTGAGCAGCCTCTTGCAGGCAACCGGCGCGGCTGGCGTGTGCGTGCGCGATTGCTCGATAAAATCGGGGGCGAAGTTGTTTGCGAAGTCGAACGCCGCGCCGATTTGGATTTGTCGCCGCGCCTGGAATTAAAAATCTCCGGCGAAGCGCGCTTGTGGTCTATCTCCGATCCTCATTTATACGGCATTGATATCGAGTTGGTCGATGAAACCGGCGCGATTGTCGATAGCATTCGGAGCTACGCCGGATTACGCAGCGTGGCGCTCGATGGGCAGCGCGTGCTCATCAATGGCGAATCGGTGTTTCAGCGTTTGGTGCTCGATCAGGGCTATTATCCCGGCGGCGTGATGACTGCGCCCAGTGACCAGGCTTTAATTGATGACATCGAATTGTCGAAGGCCGTTGGTTTCAACGGCGCGCGTCTTCATCAGAAGATTTTCGAAGAACGCTTTATGTATCATGCCGACCGATTGGGCTATTTGGTGTGGAGCGAATTTCCCGACTGGGGCTGCAACAACATGGGGCCGGCGCACGATAACCAGAAGCCTGGAATTGCTTATGCCGCGCAGTGGCTTGAAGCCATCGAGCGCGATTATTCGCATCCAAGCATTGTCGGCTGGTGCCCGCTCAATGAAACATGGCAAATTTTTCACGACCGCATTACCGATCTGGATGATGCCACGCGCGCGATGTTTCTGGCCGCGAAAGCACTCGACACCACACGTCCGGTTATCGATGCGTCGGGCTATTCGCACCGCGTTATGGAAACCGACATCTACGATTCGCACGACTACATTTACGAGTCGGATTTTATAGACGGGCTGGCACAGTTTCAGAAGCGCCAAAGCGAAAGCGAATTAAAGCAGGGACGCGTCTTTACCAACCCGCTTGAATACGATCCGTTTACCGGCTTGCCGGTTGCCAAACTCAAGCCGTGGTCGCTTCCATGGCGCGGCCAGCCGTATTTCGTCAGCGAGTTTGGCGGCTTTAAATGGAATCCCGACACCGTGGCGAAAAACACGATTGCCAACGAAACCAACCGCAAAGATAGCTGGGGCTACGGCAGCGATCCCGTCGATATGGAAGATTTCTACCGGCGCTTTCAAGGCGTCTGTGATGTGCTGCTGGACAATCCGCTGATGTTCGGCTATTGCTACACGCAGCTTACCGATGTTTTTCCCGAAGAAAACGGACTCTATTTCTTCGACCGCAGTGCGAAGTTCGATAATGCGCGGTTACACGCCATCCAAACGCGCCCCGCAGCCATCGAGCAAACCGAACCGGATAGCGAAGCGGTAGAAAACGCCGCCATTCGCAACTATGTGCGGCAAATGAAGCACGGGTCCACTGTCGATATTGCCGAACAAGAAGAAAACGAAGCAACAGAGCCGATTCCGCAAGCTGTTTAA
- the clpX gene encoding ATP-dependent Clp protease ATP-binding subunit ClpX, which translates to MFGEDRENLRCSFCGKRREQVANLIAGPGVYICVECVDLCNEIIGKEGGAAVAVERDTKMRALPKPREIFDVLQGYVVGQERAKRQLSVAVYNHYKRIAMQEVADDDIELEKSNILLIGPTGCGKTLLAKTLARLLNVPFAISDATALTEAGYVGEDVESILGKLLASAEGDAEAAQRGIIYIDEIDKITRKSDNPSITRDVSGEGVQQALLKILEGTVASVPTSGGRKHPQGENVQIDTSGILFICGGAFEGLDKIIERRVRSTSIGFHSKPSSKLADSPERGALLAQVTPDDLMKHGFIPEFIGRLPVTATLDPLDEPAMINILTEPRNALTKQYAKMLHVDGVELVFEPGALTAIAQEAMQRRTGARALRSILEETMTGVMYDVPSLKNIAQCVIEEDTIRLKQQPKLITREQKLAEVRERSAERTTEKSEAA; encoded by the coding sequence ATGTTTGGAGAAGACCGCGAGAATTTGAGGTGCTCGTTTTGCGGCAAGCGCCGCGAACAAGTCGCTAACCTCATCGCCGGCCCCGGCGTTTATATTTGTGTCGAGTGCGTTGACTTGTGCAACGAAATCATCGGCAAAGAAGGCGGCGCAGCTGTCGCGGTGGAGCGCGACACCAAAATGCGCGCGCTTCCTAAGCCCCGCGAGATTTTCGATGTGCTGCAAGGCTATGTCGTCGGTCAGGAACGCGCCAAGCGCCAGCTTTCGGTGGCGGTTTATAACCACTACAAGCGCATCGCGATGCAGGAAGTCGCCGACGATGACATCGAGCTGGAGAAAAGCAACATTCTTCTCATTGGCCCGACAGGTTGCGGCAAAACGCTTCTGGCAAAAACGCTCGCGCGTTTGTTGAACGTGCCGTTCGCCATTTCCGATGCAACGGCTTTAACCGAAGCCGGTTACGTTGGCGAAGATGTCGAAAGCATTTTGGGCAAGTTGCTGGCTTCTGCCGAAGGCGACGCCGAAGCAGCGCAGCGCGGCATTATCTACATCGACGAAATCGACAAGATTACGCGCAAAAGCGACAACCCTTCGATTACACGCGACGTTTCCGGCGAAGGCGTGCAGCAGGCCCTGTTGAAGATTCTCGAAGGCACGGTTGCTTCGGTTCCCACTTCGGGCGGGCGCAAGCATCCGCAGGGCGAAAACGTGCAAATCGACACCTCGGGCATTCTGTTTATCTGCGGCGGCGCGTTTGAAGGATTGGACAAAATCATCGAACGCCGCGTGCGCTCGACTTCGATTGGCTTTCATTCCAAGCCAAGCAGCAAGCTCGCCGATTCGCCCGAACGCGGCGCATTGCTGGCGCAAGTCACGCCCGACGACTTGATGAAACACGGCTTCATTCCCGAATTCATCGGACGCTTGCCCGTCACGGCGACGCTCGATCCGCTCGACGAACCGGCGATGATTAACATCCTCACCGAACCACGCAACGCCCTCACCAAGCAGTACGCCAAAATGCTGCACGTCGATGGCGTGGAACTGGTTTTTGAACCGGGTGCTTTAACCGCGATTGCTCAAGAAGCGATGCAGCGCCGCACCGGCGCGCGCGCCTTGCGTTCGATTCTGGAAGAAACCATGACCGGCGTAATGTACGACGTGCCGAGCTTGAAAAACATCGCGCAATGCGTCATCGAAGAAGACACGATTCGCTTGAAGCAACAGCCGAAGCTCATCACGCGCGAACAGAAGTTGGCCGAAGTGCGCGAGCGTTCCGCCGAACGCACAACCGAGAAATCGGAAGCGGCGTAA
- a CDS encoding TerC family protein, which yields MEWIQDPKSWVAFATLLGLEIVLGVDNIIFISILAAKLPKEQQAKARYVGLGLAMLTRILLLFSLSWIVTLKEPLFQIFGKEISGRDLILLFGGLFLIGKATHEIHHKLEGAEAHGATGGTAKFAHIIVQILLLDIVFSLDSVITAVGMVDQISIMISAVVVSIMFMMAFAAPLSKFVDKHPTIKMLALSFLLLIGFTLVAEGWGEHIQKGYIYFAMGFSVFVEMLNLRLRKPAAEPVKLHDSLH from the coding sequence ATGGAATGGATTCAAGACCCGAAATCATGGGTCGCCTTTGCCACGCTGCTGGGCCTTGAGATTGTGCTTGGTGTGGACAACATCATCTTCATCTCAATTCTAGCGGCCAAACTGCCGAAAGAACAACAGGCCAAAGCGCGTTACGTCGGGCTGGGGCTGGCAATGCTCACGCGCATTCTGCTGTTGTTCTCGCTTTCGTGGATCGTGACGTTGAAGGAGCCGCTCTTTCAAATTTTCGGTAAGGAAATTTCGGGCCGCGACCTGATTCTTTTGTTCGGCGGCTTATTTCTTATCGGCAAAGCGACGCACGAAATTCATCACAAGCTAGAAGGTGCAGAAGCGCATGGTGCGACGGGTGGAACTGCGAAGTTCGCACATATCATCGTGCAGATCCTGTTGCTCGACATTGTGTTCTCGCTCGATTCGGTCATCACCGCTGTCGGTATGGTCGATCAAATCAGCATCATGATTTCAGCTGTGGTCGTTTCGATTATGTTCATGATGGCCTTCGCCGCACCGCTTTCCAAATTCGTCGATAAGCATCCGACGATTAAAATGTTGGCGCTGAGCTTCCTGCTTCTCATTGGCTTTACGCTCGTCGCCGAAGGCTGGGGCGAACACATCCAGAAAGGCTACATCTACTTTGCGATGGGCTTTTCGGTCTTCGTCGAAATGCTCAACCTGCGCTTGCGTAAGCCCGCCGCTGAGCCTGTTAAGCTGCACGATTCGCTGCACTGA
- the ada gene encoding bifunctional DNA-binding transcriptional regulator/O6-methylguanine-DNA methyltransferase Ada produces MDTTEHKTTQDPRWQAILTRDRAFDNTFIYAVRTTGIYCRPSCASRHAKPENVCFYQNCVEAEGAGFRACKRCKPNQVEPQTHATTIAAVCRLIEASDAMPRLADLALTAQMSAYHFHRVFKATTGVTPRAYASAHRARKMRAALERDTTITRAILDAGFPSGGRFYDQSNKVLGMTPTNYRAGGANVPIRFAIGDCSLGAILVAQSNVGICAILLGDDPDALVRELQDRFSQSQLIGGDSAFETVVAKVVGLVEAPERGLDLPLDVRGTAFQQRVWQALQKIPAGSTASYAEIAQQIGSPKAVRAVAGACAANALAVAIPCHRVVRTDGALSGYRWGIERKRALLRKEGK; encoded by the coding sequence GTGGACACAACAGAACACAAAACGACACAAGACCCGCGCTGGCAAGCGATTCTCACGCGCGACCGGGCATTCGACAACACGTTTATCTACGCGGTGAGGACAACCGGAATTTACTGCCGACCTTCATGTGCGTCACGGCACGCGAAGCCGGAGAACGTGTGTTTTTACCAAAACTGCGTCGAAGCGGAAGGCGCCGGTTTTCGCGCGTGCAAACGCTGCAAACCGAATCAAGTTGAGCCGCAAACGCACGCTACCACAATCGCCGCCGTGTGCCGGCTTATCGAAGCATCCGACGCAATGCCGCGCCTTGCCGACCTCGCTCTTACGGCGCAGATGAGCGCTTACCACTTTCACCGCGTCTTCAAAGCGACAACCGGAGTGACGCCGCGAGCCTACGCATCGGCGCACCGCGCGCGGAAAATGCGCGCGGCTTTAGAGCGCGACACCACGATTACCAGAGCCATTCTCGACGCCGGTTTCCCCTCTGGCGGACGCTTTTACGATCAATCGAACAAAGTGTTGGGCATGACACCAACGAATTATCGGGCCGGTGGCGCGAACGTTCCCATTCGCTTTGCGATTGGCGATTGTTCGCTCGGCGCGATTCTAGTCGCGCAAAGCAATGTCGGCATTTGCGCGATTTTGCTGGGCGATGATCCCGATGCGCTCGTGCGCGAATTGCAAGACCGCTTTTCTCAATCGCAGCTCATCGGTGGCGATAGCGCTTTTGAAACTGTTGTCGCGAAAGTTGTAGGTCTGGTGGAGGCGCCGGAGCGCGGCCTCGACTTGCCGCTTGATGTGCGCGGGACAGCGTTTCAGCAGCGCGTGTGGCAGGCGCTGCAAAAAATTCCTGCCGGTTCGACCGCGAGTTATGCCGAAATCGCGCAGCAAATCGGTTCGCCGAAAGCGGTGCGCGCCGTCGCCGGAGCGTGCGCGGCCAATGCTCTTGCCGTCGCGATTCCCTGTCATCGCGTTGTGCGAACCGATGGCGCATTATCCGGCTATCGTTGGGGCATCGAGCGCAAACGCGCTCTGCTGCGAAAAGAAGGGAAATAA